A window of the Archocentrus centrarchus isolate MPI-CPG fArcCen1 chromosome 17, fArcCen1, whole genome shotgun sequence genome harbors these coding sequences:
- the pter gene encoding N-acetyltaurine hydrolase — MSELSGKVQTVLGLVDPDQLGRTMTHEHLTMSFECCYFPPPAGDEAVAENPFQMQHMYWLRQNPYSCHENLLLKQETGAVRDELLAYRKAGGGTIVENTTTGIDRDLPTLRQLAKDTGVHIIAGAGYYVDCTHTEATKKMSVEKLTDIIISEVLHGADGTDIRCGVIGEIGTGWPITESETKVLRATAHAQAQLGCPVIIHPGRNPAAPAEVVRILQEAGGDISKTVMSHLDRTIIDEGELLEFAKLGSYLEYDLFGTEMLNYPYNLEVDMPSDSQRVQALAFLVKEGYEDKLLMAHDIHTKNRLTKYGGHGYSHILKNIVPKMLTRGISQHQVDKILIDNPKCWLTFK, encoded by the exons ATGTCTGAATTGAGTGGGAAGGTCCAGACTGTGCTCGGTCTGGTAGATCCAGACCAGCTTGGCCGCACTATGACCCACGAGCACCTGACAATGAGCTTCGAGTGCTGCTACTTCCCCCCTCCCGCAGGTGACGAGGCAGTGGCGGAGAACCCGTTTCAGATGCAGCACATGTACTGGCTGAGGCAAAACCCGTACAGCTGCCACGAGAACTTGCTCCTGAAGCAGGAGACTGGTGCTGTGCGGGACGAGCTGCTGGCTTACAGGAAAGCTGGTGGGGGGACAATAGTGGAGAATACCACCACTGGAATCGACCGGGACCTTCCCACCCTTCGCCAGCTGGCCAAGGACACCGGGGTCCACATCATTGCAGGTGCAGGGTACTACGTGGACTGCACCCACACTGAGGCCACCAAGAAAATGAGTGTGGAGAAG CTTACAGACATAATCATCAGTGAGGTGCTTCATGGCGCTGATGGTACTGACATCCGTTGCGGTGTGATCGGTGAGATTGGCACCGGCTGGCCTATCACGGAGAGCGAAACAAAGGTGCTGAGAGCCACGGCTCACGCTCAGGCTCAGCTGGGCTGTCCTGTTATCATCCATCCTGGCAGGAAtcctgctgctccagctgaGGTCGTTCGGATACTCCAGGAGGCCGGTGGTGACATCAGCAAAACTGTTATGTCTCACCTAGACAG GACAATAATTGATGAAGGTGAGCTGCTTGAGTTCGCTAAGTTGGGAAGTTACTTGGAGTATGATCTGTTTGGAACGGAGATGCTGAACTATCCATATAACCTGGAAGTGGACATGCCCAGCGACAGCCAGAGAGTACAAGC CTTGGCGTTCCTGGTGAAGGAGGGCTATGAAGACAAGCTTTTGATGGCACATGACATCCACACCAAGAACCGCCTGACTAAGTATGGCGGCCACGGCTACTCACATATCCTGAAGAACATCGTGCCAAAGATGCTGACGAGGGGCATTTCGCAGCACCAGGTGGATAAGATCCTTATCGACAATCCTAAATGCTGGTTGACCTTCAAATAA
- the c1ql3b gene encoding complement C1q-like protein 3b codes for MIATGVCGVALVLGLVVLIPVVVNSAGTPARYEMLGSCQMVCDSHGTAATATAKATNPIKDNRLVQSLPTFIQGPQGEPGRVGRVGPRGPVGEPGPPGPAGPPGERGQPGSPGPPGAPGANGPNGAISAATYNTVPKIAFYAGLKKQHEGYEILKFDDVVTNLGNHYDPSTGKFTCSIPGIYFFVYHVLMRGGDGTSMWADLCKNNQVRASAIAQDADQNYDYASNSVVLHLEPGDEIYIKLDGGKAHGGNNNKYSTFSGFMLYAD; via the exons ATGATCGCAACTGGTGTTTGTGGCGTCGCGCTGGTTCTGGGGTTGGTGGTCCTGATTCCGGTGGTGGTGAACTCCGCCGGAACTCCTGCCCGCTACGAGATGCTCGGATCCTGTCAAATGGTGTGTGACTCCCACGGGACCGCGGCTACGGCTACAGCCAAGGCAACCAACCCGATCAAAGACAACCGCCTAGTTCAGTCTCTTCCTACGTTCATCCAGGGTCCTCAAGGAGAGCCGGGACGCGTCGGGAGGGTGGGTCCCAGGGGTCCGGTGGGCGAACCCGGGCCACCTGGACCTGCTGGTCCGCCCGGGGAGAGAGGGCAGCCTGGCTCTCCGGGTCCACCCGGGGCACCTGGAGCAAATGGGCCAAACGGTGCCATCAGCGCAGCCACTTACAACACCGTTCCCAAGATAGCCTTTTATGCAGGACTAAAGAAGCAGCACGAGGGATATGAAATACTGAAATTTGACGACGTCGTTACAAACCTTGGAAACCACTATGATCCCTCTACGGGAAAATTCACCTGTTCAATACCGGGGATTTACTTCTTTGTTTACCATGTGCTGATGAGAGGCGGGGATGGAACAAGTATGTGGGCTGACCTCTGTAAAAACAACCAG GTGAGAGCCAGCGCCATCGCCCAAGACGCCGACCAGAACTACGACTACGCCAGCAACAGTGTTGTTCTTCATCTGGAGCCCGGGGACGAAATTTATATTAAGCTGGACGGCGGGAAAGCGCACGGGGGCAACAACAACAAGTACAGCACCTTCTCCGGCTTCATGTTGTACGCTGATTGA